Proteins encoded in a region of the Thunnus maccoyii chromosome 4, fThuMac1.1, whole genome shotgun sequence genome:
- the emilin3a gene encoding EMILIN-3, protein MRGYSRMNFMMTVSPFVLMTLFLSLGETKFYRPLQFNQYKAGLSQHHDQGKPTSRHKNHCAYVIEKTVSFTVQDGAAPYVKAEYNKCSWGQKCPTLLYRLMYKPMYKVAHKTVTELEWRCCPGYSGYDCMEGPPAYQHPMKMMPPFKGPPFNGPQFKGPQYKGPMSTSPMFKGPPINSVVKANPWSQSKGPPTGSFNSYPMRHFGPPRSSSYPDTSFETYPSEPEPMPDHQEAHHSEHEQEHEHEHGHSQEPEEHIPEETPPLSGGEQAEDETIGQALDSETEERIHRMEEDVQRLNQGLETLRGTVNGLEDSLRASLREDANRMLSALLSAAPGPIPAPAVASSPSTVGFVEIPGGDPETEGLDGRHVFPGLTELNGRVEELRTELLAKTAELQELKATVMGHDGALKKMSNRTGVPSDSTSNLGETMEKLMNAKLSAARTEILGGFEKRVESAEGRCKEKAGDVLRQCQREQGERQEQMEDALVESSTDLRTELRNLQAQVHGLKTVESCCGRVSGLVERVQLLETSVAGLNQSQGHLRVELGGHKDHIEGMMEGRLGYVEAKLNLTGQLKSAESGSRSSLPDKAETGQGLEARMEDKLRALEGRLLTALEELGNATAPALLEGHAVPTLETELESLRGRLEMDVDRVQKHLSSLEILCSSSCSSQNPTSIQGDSAADASANLAEEQNVKGVLEMQGDRLNSLNITMQDIMRHLTLRDQQEQAEGDAPIEGELTILKFNVHSVNRTLKGLQDSLRTVVHQVGKANSSWHEREARMAQQMKGVVQLVGHQASMLGAGERRLTRLKGELQEMKRRLAVEVRGCRSTAMGVQKEVTEVGGRVASVEDQCKGLNYLAEDLERIREELERQSNGLLLQVNGTLSSHAQQLSELRGELRNCTSKMEPTQQSLELESEPRRGDTFTLN, encoded by the exons ATGCGTGGATATTCCAGGATGAATTTTATGATGACTGTGAGTCCTTTTGTATTAATGACACTATTTTTGTCACTGGGAGAAACCAAGTTCTACAGACCACTCCAGTTTAACCAGTATAAAGCTGGGCTGAGTCAACACCATGACCAAGGGAAACCCACCAGCAGACACAA AAACCACTGTGCCTATGTCATTGAAAAGACAGTGTCCTTCACCGTTCAGGATGGGGCAGCCCCCTATGTAAAAGCTGAGTACAATAAGTGTTCCTGGGGTCAGAAGTGTCCAACTCTCCT GTATCGCCTGATGTACAAACCAATGTACAAGGTGGCACATAAAACTGTCACAGAGCTGGAGTGGCGTTGTTGTCCAGGGTACTCTGGTTATGACTGTATGGAGGGGCCTCCTGCTTACCAACACCCCATGAAAATGATGCCGCCATTTAAGGGCCCACCATTCAATGGCCCACAGTTCAAGGGCCCACAGTATAAAGGTCCCATGTCCACCAGTCCAATGTTCAAGGGCCCACCCATTAACTCTGTTGTGAAAGCAAACCCATGGAGTCAATCTAAAGGACCTCCCACCGGCAGTTTTAACTCTTATCCAATGCGTCACTTTGGGCCTCCAAGGTCCTCCTCCTATCCAGACACCTCCTTCGAGACTTATCCGTCTGAGCCAGAGCCAATGCCAGACCACCAGGAAGCACATCACTCAGAGCATGAACAAGAACATGAGCATGAGCATGGGCATAGCCAGGAACCTGAGGAACATATTCCAGAGGaaacccctcctctctctggtGGTGAACAGGCTGAAGATGAAACCATAG GCCAAGCTCTagacagtgagacagaggaGCGAATACATCGAATGGAAGAGGACGTGCAACGTCTGAACCAGGGTTTGGAGACCCTGAGGGGAACTGTAAATGGACTGGAAGATAGTCTACGAGCCTCACTGAGAGAGGACGCCAACAGGATGCTGTCAGCCCTGCTCTCTGCTGCCCCTGGTCCTATTCCAGCTCCAGCTGTGGCCTCTAGTCCATCCACTGTAGGGTTTGTAGAGATTCCTGGGGGAGATCCTGAGACAGAAGGTCTAGATGGTAGACATGTGTTTCCAGGCCTTACAGAACTGAATGGAAGGGTGGAAGAGCTCAGGACAGAGCTGCTCGCTAAgacagcagagctgcaggaACTCAAAGCAACAGTGATGGGACATGATGGAGCATTGAAGAAGATGTCGAATAGAACAGGAGTGCCATCAGACTCCACTAGCAATCTTGGGGAAACTATGGAGAAGTTGATGAATGCCAAACTGAGTGCAGCCAGGACAGAAATTCTGGGTGGGTTTGAGAAACGTGTGGAGAGTGCAGAGGGCCGATGTAAGGAGAAAGCTGGGGATGTGCTTCGTCAGTGCCAGAGGGAACAAGGGGAGAGGCAGGAACAGATGGAAGATGCTCTGGTAGAAAGTAGCACAGACTTAAGAACAGAGCTGAGAAACCTCCAGGCACAGGTCCATGGTTTAAAGACTGTAGAAAGCTGCTGTGGTAGAGTGAGTGGACTGGTTGAAAGGGTGCAGTTGCTGGAAACATCAGTGGCAGGCCTCAACCAGTCCCAGGGGCACCTGAGAGTGGAGCTGGGTGGACACAAGGATCACATAGAGGGGATGATGGAGGGGCGTCTGGGCTATGTAGAGGCTAAGCTCAACCTGACTGGGCAGCTTAAAAGTGCTGAGTCTGGAAGTAGAAGTAGTCTCCCAGATAAAGCTGAGACAGGACAGGGCCTGGAGGCCAGAATGGAGGATAAGTTAAGAGCACTAGAAGGGCGTTTACTGACAGCTTTGGAGGAGCTGGGTAATGCCACTGCCCCTGCACTGCTTGAGGGTCATGCTGTCCCCACCCTGGAGACAGAGCTGGAGTCCCTCCGAGGGAGACTAGAGATGGATGTGGACAGAGTGCAAAAGCATCTGAGCAGCCTTGAGATTCTgtgttcttcttcctgttcctcTCAAAACCCGACATCCATCCAGGGAGactctgctgctgatgcaaGTGCTAACCTGGCAGAGGAGCAGAATGTGAAGGGGGTACTGGAAATGCAAGGTGACCGTTTGAATAGCCTCAACATCACAATGCAGGACATCATGAGGCATCTGACCCTCAGGGACCAGCAGGAACAAGCAGAGGGTGATGCTCCCATAGAGGGAGAGCTCACAATCCTCAAGTTCAATGTCCACTCAGTCAACCGCACCCTGAAAGGCCTTCAGGACTCCCTAAGGACAGTGGTCCACCAGGTGGGTAAAGCAAACAGCTCCTGGCATGAGAGAGAGGCACGCATGGCCCAGCAGATGAAAGGTGTGGTCCAGCTGGTTGGACATCAAGCTTCCATGCTTGGGGCAGGGGAGCGCAGACTGACCCGACTTAAGGGTGAGCTGCAGGAGATGAAGAGGCGACTAGCTGTGGAGGTCCGGGGCTGCCGGAGCACAGCTATGGGGGTGCAGAAAGAGGTAACTGAGGTTGGAGGCCGTGTTGCCAGTGTGGAGGACCAGTGTAAGGGCCTGAATTACTTGGCAGAAGACCTGGAGAGAATTAGAGAAGAGTTGGAGAGACAATCAAATGGGCTTCTCCTGCAAGTCAATGGGACTCTCTCCAGCCATgctcagcagctgtctgagcTGAGAGGCGAACTCAGAAACTGTACCTCCAAAATGGAGCCAACACAACAGAGTTTAGAGTTGGAATCCGAACCAAGACGAGGGGACACCTTCACTTTAAATTAG